In a single window of the Pedococcus dokdonensis genome:
- a CDS encoding xanthine dehydrogenase small subunit, whose amino-acid sequence MVSDSTQAVVEHSITVNGATRALDGTDPSTTTLDWLRSQGLTGAKEGCAEGECGACSIMVARPTEGAGTQWTAINACLVPAAALDGQEVVTSEGLGRPDALHPVQHEMAVRGGSQCGYCTPGFICSMAAEYYREGRCSKPGAAPDPEQNGHEPAATANDPGNAPDHEHGPNGFDLHALSGNLCRCTGYRPIRDAAYALGEPAEDDPYAARLAAAPPAARATRIDGTTGTYARPGDLTEALALLAEHPDAVLVAGSTDWGVEVNIRGVRTPFAIGIDRLPELRTLDVGDDVVEIGAALSLSEVERALAGRIPLLDKMFPQFASRLIRNGATIGGNLGTGSPIGDTPPALLALEAVVVLASADGDREVPLADYFTGYRQTVKREGELIRAVRIPLPLSELTAFHKIAKRRFDDISSVAVGFALDVREGVVSKARIGLGGVAATPIRALATEAALEGRPWSAEVVREAAAVMRAEGTPLDDHRASAAYRTATLGTALLKLYAETATAQEVGA is encoded by the coding sequence ATGGTGTCAGACAGCACGCAGGCTGTGGTTGAGCACAGCATCACGGTCAACGGCGCGACGCGTGCCCTCGACGGCACCGACCCGAGCACCACGACCCTCGACTGGCTGCGCTCGCAGGGACTGACCGGTGCCAAGGAGGGCTGCGCCGAGGGGGAGTGCGGCGCCTGCTCGATCATGGTCGCGCGTCCCACCGAGGGTGCCGGCACGCAGTGGACTGCGATCAACGCCTGCCTCGTGCCCGCCGCCGCGCTCGATGGCCAGGAGGTGGTCACCTCCGAGGGCCTCGGGCGGCCCGACGCGCTCCACCCGGTGCAGCACGAGATGGCGGTCCGCGGAGGGTCCCAGTGCGGCTACTGCACGCCGGGCTTCATCTGCAGCATGGCCGCCGAGTACTACCGCGAGGGGCGCTGCAGCAAGCCCGGCGCCGCACCCGACCCGGAACAGAACGGTCACGAGCCCGCGGCCACCGCCAACGACCCGGGCAACGCACCCGACCACGAGCACGGTCCCAACGGCTTCGACCTGCATGCCCTGTCGGGAAACCTCTGCCGTTGCACGGGCTACCGCCCCATCCGCGACGCCGCCTACGCGCTGGGTGAGCCTGCCGAGGACGACCCGTATGCCGCGCGGCTGGCTGCCGCGCCACCAGCGGCGCGCGCGACGCGGATCGACGGCACCACCGGCACGTACGCACGTCCCGGCGACCTCACCGAGGCGCTAGCCCTGCTGGCCGAGCACCCCGACGCCGTGCTCGTCGCAGGGTCGACGGACTGGGGTGTGGAGGTCAACATCCGCGGCGTCCGCACGCCATTCGCGATCGGCATCGACCGACTGCCCGAGCTCCGAACCCTCGACGTCGGTGACGACGTCGTCGAGATCGGCGCGGCGCTCAGCCTGAGCGAGGTCGAGCGCGCACTGGCCGGCCGGATCCCGCTGCTGGACAAGATGTTCCCGCAGTTCGCCTCCCGGCTGATCCGCAACGGCGCGACCATCGGCGGCAACCTCGGCACGGGCTCGCCGATCGGCGACACGCCGCCGGCGCTGCTCGCGCTGGAGGCGGTCGTCGTCCTCGCCTCGGCCGACGGTGACCGCGAGGTACCCCTCGCCGACTACTTCACCGGCTACCGCCAGACCGTCAAGCGCGAGGGTGAGCTGATCCGTGCCGTGCGAATCCCGTTGCCGCTCAGCGAGTTGACGGCGTTCCACAAGATCGCCAAGCGGCGTTTCGATGACATCTCCAGCGTGGCCGTCGGCTTCGCGCTCGACGTGCGCGAGGGCGTCGTCAGCAAGGCCAGGATCGGCCTCGGCGGCGTGGCGGCCACCCCGATCCGCGCCTTGGCCACCGAAGCAGCTCTCGAAGGCCGGCCGTGGAGCGCCGAGGTCGTCCGGGAGGCCGCTGCGGTGATGCGCGCCGAAGGCACGCCGCTGGACGACCACCGTGCCAGCGCGGCATACCGCACCGCGACGCTCGGCACCGCGCTGCTGAAGCTCTACGCCGAGACAGCAACCGCACAGGAGGTCGGAGCATGA